The Glycine max cultivar Williams 82 chromosome 3, Glycine_max_v4.0, whole genome shotgun sequence sequence CCAAAATATGCAAATCATAACCTTCACATTTAGATGTCTCAGCTTGACATACAAAAGCTCATTAAAGAATGCACTGCAATCCCAGTCTAACACTTCAGGCTTGAACTGCAAAACAACCCGAATTCCCAACAATCAAAACAGAAGTAAAAAATTAGCTTCTCattacaaaaaaagtaaaaaaaaaatgaaataaaagcaCCAATATGCTAGTAAATCATTTGTACCTCATCCAATGAGGCATCACCAGCTGTCATTGATGTTTCCCACTCAGCCTTTAGAATAGGAAATACACATTCAAATAGTGTATAAATGTCTTCATCTTtgatcaaaagaaaaaagtcaaTATTTACCATTCCTTGATCCcatcttttgtaatttttttacaaagaaatCTAATACAGAGAATAGAAAAGTACAACTAGGGGAAGTAAAATATACTTCAAACATTTATTTCTAGCTTATTTGTTTAAACATTACTTTTTTAGTCATTATACGATATAAGATATTTATGTATTAGTTATCAACTATTtctgaaaaatattaaagagaaGGGGAAAACAAACCTTTTGGTTTTATCAAAAGAGACtgcaaaagaacaaaaaagaagagtgTCTTTGACAACTCCAAATCACTGCAGCTTTCAACAAACCAAGCAATATGCTCTTTGGGGTGGACCATGAAATTCTTAGCCATGTTATCAATAGTCTTCAAGTTAATTGAAGATAAACTTCCAGGTATCAATGTCTGCAATTTTACTTCAAAAGTCACTAAAGTAAAAGATGATTGACGATTTCATCTGACGTAAACATATTCATGAGTTGTTGTGATTACTGATTAACAATTTAGAAATACTATCAAACCAAAAATGTCTTTGAGAAAACCCACACCACAAGTACTACTAGTAAGTAGTAACATATCATGTTCATATACTAGACTCGTCATGCTCTAATTGGGTTATTCCCACCATAATATCTGTAAAAAATGTGCATTTGAATTTTCAAAGTTTTGCTTTTCCAAAGGAGACAGGACCTTATGCTTGATTCATATCTTCAGTTcaccttggcaaattctttatAGGATCTAGAGTTTGACAAACTTGCCTTTTTGAGCAACAGAATTAAACTTCTTCATACTGTAATTGtacattaaaaacaaatttgaaagtAGATATTTACCCCTTCTCCAAAAGAAGACACGACAATATTCTGATAAAGTGGCCAGTTTATTTTGTTGACTAGTCCCAGAGCCTTTAAATTCAAGCTTTGTGTCTGCATGGCAAAATAAGTGGTTATTTGATAATTACCAGAGAAGGGAAAATATAAAAGCTATTAAATAAGTACAAgaccaaaatatattaattttctatccgaaaaaaatattaaatatgaagtTACTTATTACATGTGGTAGAACAAGGAGTAACGGAAAAATCATAGCAGCAACATTCTTCAAGTAATCAGTATGATCACTGAAGTAGGAGATGGCATTCTTTAGACAAGTGACAGCAACTTCACCATTTAGACTATAGTTATCAGCTGAACCTACAAGAAGAGAATGGCGCATAATACATAGAGTGAACAAagagcataattttttttattcaattagtaAGGAACCAAGCAAAGACCATTTGCTTAAAGAATATCTAATACaaatcatttcttctttttactGTTTAGAGTCACTTGTAGGCATCGCAGTTGCTTCTCCTACAAATCAGATCATCTGAGAAGCCAAGTCATCAGGCAATTTGTAAttataaacttataaaatttgaaattaaaaaaaaggagagaggtCATTATTGCAGCACCTGAGTAGCTTTTTCGATGATTTCTTGGACCAATGTATGAGAAGGTTGCGGCGGACTGAATGACCCAAGCAGGAACATGTCAAACGCTGACCTGCATACAATTAGAGTTGCACAACAAAAAAACTGATCTTATATTGGGACCAATACAAAATGCAACCCAAAAGCAGTGCACACTAATAACGTAAACAAGTCCCATAATCATGTAACGATGCCGAATTAAAAGTCATGACCAGACATAATGATGTGTCTTGTGCAATGAAAATTTTACGTTACAAAGGTGATTAATGTTCCTATGTCATCTAAATTTGTCTAATTTACATCCATTTTCCAACTTCTAGCAAATAGGCTGCCCATTTCTTGCGTATTGTCGTCATGGTGTCAGTGTCTAATGCTGTTCCATCTGAAAAATACTACCAaggggaagaaaataaaatttagttagtACATCAACCATTTAAGTACGATTTCATACTACACAAATTGATTTGTTAGTCTAATAGAGGACATACGTTGTGGAGTTCATTTTTCAAACCGGCACTAACGATgcaccacatccaatgcatcacataatatCCACACTCATATGGTCCTTGTTGTACATGGCTCTACATGCAATATAAGCGCTCAATAAATGCTGGATCATTCCAATTGAAACATCAgacttatttcaaattttaaaaaaaaatagggattACAACATACCTTAGCCTCAATCCATTGAGGTGGAGGTGGAGGTGCATTGTCCTTGCCTTGGAGATTACTGCATATTTCCTTCATTGCACTAAATTTGACAATAACAAAAGCCGAAGTTAACATGTAATGCTTTGAGTAGTAAACTACAAGTAATGACCAATGCTAAATTGAATAAGGTTGCGAAGTACTTGTTCACTGCAAACTTAATGTGAACATCAGGCTTTCTTCGTATAGAATAGAACCATACTATAATGTTCTCTCGTGGACACAACACAAGAAGTTGCCAATGTGCCCTGAAGTCAACAACATGAAATTCACCATCAAACTGATGCAAACACATTGATAACAAGCACATGAATAGACTTACTGATTGAAGTAAGGTCCTAAGTAGATTTCTCGATGTGACACCTTGACCCACGTTTCTATGTACTTTTGACATTCTTCACGCGTGTCCTTTGTGCAGCGTATAGACTGGGGCTCAAGGAAACCGTACACTGGAGAAAAACCAATGCTTGTACTCCAATCATTCATAAACCTGTTTTAAACACAATCAACAATATTCTTAGACAAATATGGAGTGGACAATAAGATATGACAACCAGTCAAATAATATGatttacttacatcatccaCAGTTGCAGTACAGATATGTTTAAACATTTGTCACCTAAAATTATTTCAGTCACATCTACATGTGTGATGAAAAAACCATTTGAGGCATTAGGTAACCCAAATTTCGCCCCGTCCCATGCCAACTCCATTGGCTTTGTGTAAACCACATATGACTTCTTAACCAATTCTCCCAGTGGGTCATCTGTGGCCACAGATGTTAACCTGTTCGGCTCTCCAACAGACTTTGATGGAGGCTTATCGAGTCCTACGACCACCTATAATAATTGAAGTTAGTGTACAGCATGAAGAAGCATGTCAACAAATAGAACAGGTTCATAGGAGAAAAAAACTAACCTCATTAGTTACTTCCCTAACAAGATGGGTCGGCCATGCGACGAATGTGCCAACGGCCTGCTCAAGATAATGAACCTCTGATGTAGGAATAGGGACCTCAGCGTAAGGCATGTATGTTCTGACAACCTGAACCTTAACAACATCATTTTCATAACGAACATTATGTATGGTAGATGAATTCTCAAACACTTTTCCCAAGCCCGCAAGCACAATATTTTCCCCAACAACTACGAACAAGCCCATCAGATCGTCACCACCACTCAAAAGCTCTTTAAGTAATCCGCTTCCTTCAGGTCCAGCGCAGCTACCCTTTGTGCTAACACGCGCAAGTAGAGCTTGTATTTCTGGCGCCTCAATGGGGGCTGACTGATGTGATGCAATATGAGATAGCTCTactttcaatgatttttttaactcttGCTTCATCATCTCCAAATTTTGCCACTGTTTTTCTTCAACTGCCCTCATCCAAGCCTCTTGTTGCTGCTTTTGTTCTTGTTGTACCTCCTTTCTTATCTCATCCTATACCTCCTTTCTTATCTCATCTTGTAGCTGCTTTCTTATGTCATCCTTAATTACACCGATGATATCAGCCAATTGTTGTTGGTTGATCGATGGTGACGATGTGCTAGAAGCACGTGAGGCTTGGCCAAAGTATTGGCTTATTGTGACACCTGTCCCTGCGACGCGAACACGGCCTGGATGCTTAGGTCGGCCAAGGGCCGTGTTGAGTATGTCCTGTCGCCCATGCGGAACAAAACTCCCCTGTGTTGCTTGTTCCTGTAATGAATCCTGCATGCATATacaatttttgaatttgaattaaacaaatttgactAGGTTAGCTA is a genomic window containing:
- the LOC102664920 gene encoding uncharacterized protein, with the translated sequence MRAVEEKQWQNLEMMKQELKKSLKVELSHIASHQSAPIEAPEIQALLARVSTKGSCAGPEGSGLLKELLSGGDDLMGLFVVVGENIVLAGLGKVFENSSTIHNVRYENDVVKVQVVRTYMPYAEVPIPTSEVHYLEQAVGTFVAWPTHLVREVTNEVVVGLDKPPSKSVGEPNRLTSVATDDPLGELVKKSYVVYTKPMELAWDGAKFGLPNASNGFFITHVDVTEIILGDKCLNISVLQLWMMFMNDWSTSIGFSPVYGFLEPQSIRCTKDTREECQKYIETWVKVSHREIYLGPYFNQAHWQLLVLCPRENIIVWFYSIRRKPDVHIKFAVNNAMKEICSNLQGKDNAPPPPPQWIEAKSHVQQGPYECGYYVMHWMWCIVSAGLKNELHNYFSDGTALDTDTMTTIRKKWAAYLLEVGKWMSAFDMFLLGSFSPPQPSHTLVQEIIEKATQEKQLRCLQVTLNSSADNYSLNGEVAVTCLKNAISYFSDHTDYLKNVAAMIFPLLLVLPHTQSLNLKALGLVNKINWPLYQNIVVSSFGEGTLIPGSLSSINLKTIDNMAKNFMVHPKEHIAWFVESCSDLELSKTLFFFVLLQSLLIKPKDEDIYTLFECVFPILKAEWETSMTAGDASLDEFKPEVLDWDCSAFFNELLYVKLRHLNVKVMICIFWRLAQLISVLPSDILLRDDDKWVNKIRDLFVFFASSKLKHTFLEHLHYLAAQCKISPPRLLSKFFTDEGVTAAVQVESLQCYAFLCSLSQDKWKIELLAEFPSVLVPFASDNQSIRVAAMSCIDSLRTLWCHVERSGKKNGNNATWIHFLGDVLALMDQQKTFILSDKKFLTSLFASAFSSSCPNILEPRNILVPQDIEKRYL